The genome window tctatgtggctgcagggagccaagacttgagccattccctgctgtttgctcagtccataaacagggagctggattggaagaggagcagccaggactacaattggtacccatatgggatgccggttctGTAGGAGGATTAGTcttttgagccactgtgccaccaAGTGTGCCTTCTCCTCCCCTGCAAGTGGTCTCTTGGTAGCTAGGCCCACCTGCTAAGATAAACTTTTAATGATAAGAGGTATGTGATAGCTACAAAGTCAGGGACAACAAGTTTTGCTCAGGGTTTTAGTTTTACATGCAGTCATGGATTACTTAATGAGGGGGCATACTCTGGTAAATGCATTGTTAGGTGGCGTTGTGAACGTGATTGGTTGCACACACAATGAAGGACCAACCAATCACCTATCAGAGAAATCTTAATTGTGTAACAATGTAGAAAATAACTGATCTTCACTCTCAACTAGGTTGATATCATgggaagacaaaaatattttttctgggcccagcgcaatagcgtagaggttaaggtcctcgccttgaacgcgccgggatcccatacaggcgccggttctaatcccggtggccctgtacctgcctgtggcctgaaaaagcagtcgaggacagcccaatgctttgggatcctgcacccatgtgggagacccggaggaggctcctggcttcggattggctcatctccagtcattgtggccacttggagagtgagccatcagacggaagatcttcctctctgtctctcctctctgtatatccacctttccaataaaaaataaataaatctcttaaaaattttttttctgaattaaaagTATAAGGAGATATTATTAATAAGGGCACTATATGATCCTGAGTCATCTTTCAGGGGGGAAAGGTATAGCTGGAAAAATCCTTACTGGGACAATTGATAAACTTTGATTATGAACTGTATATTGGGTAACAATCAGAGAGATAAGCTGACAGCTCAGTTACCTCTGGATTGAAATGTTCTTTCCTGAAATACTTCATTATGTTGAAATCTATATGTAAAATCCATACATAGTAACAGTGTTGGTTGCGTCACATCACATTGGATTAGAGCTGCAGTTGGCTTGGAGTCATCTATGGATAGAGCAATTTATAAAAGAACAAAGTGGATGCAAAGAGCTAATGCATCCAATTCTGCACAGTATTTGGGACAATATTAACTGCACTTTGGGAGGGCTGGGTAAATGCTAATTGTTGACAATAACCAGCAGAGTCTTAAAGAGGGACTGTGGCTTTATTGATTTTTGGCAATTTTGCCTAATGAGAACGGATTGCTGGTAAAATCACGGAGCATTTCCATTCTCCTTCCAGTAGGATCTGGATGTGAACAAGTCCAGATATTCCCACCCGAGACAGTGGGGCATTAACCTCAAATAAGGGGGGAATTACACAGGAATATGGAAGCCTGGCTGGCAGTCATTAAAGTAATTCAGTGTTCGGGCCGCCCCTGTGTTTCAGGGAGTGATAGAAGCCATTAACAGCTTCCTTTTAGTTTCAGAAGCCAGAGATATTTTCATTACTGGTGTCCTCAGGCAcagactttttaatttaaaaaaaagacagtcaGTTTGGGATGGAAACAGCCCATCACCACAGGAACATCTCTGCTGCAGAAACACATTATAGTTTACCTGCCAATCTTCCCAGCAGGCCAGGTTTATTTTGAGTGTCTGgaatgaggaagagaaaggagggaagaaggctGGTGGAGGGCTGGTGGAGGCACAAGAGTTGCGAATTCCTTAGAAAAGGCTGAGAACTTAATTCTAAGGTGATATTGAGATCTTAGGTTGCTTCCCTCTCTGGCTGACAATGAAGTGATGGTCCTGGCCCTGAGACTTGCCCAATTGCTCCCTGATCCTAACACCCTGCTTCTAAGACCTTTCCAACAGGGGTTACAAGCGCTTTCAAGTTGGTCACAAATTTTTCTTACTTTCCCAACAGCAGGTGGATTTTAGAGTCTGGGCTGGCTCTAGGGCTGCTCCATcaagagaaaacagcagaagcacATGTGCAGGTCTAGGCCCAGCCTTCTAGCCTCTTTCTTGGAACACTTAAGCTCAGGGCACTCCTTCTTGGAAGTCAGCTTCTACACAGGGAGGAACGCAAGccacatggaagccaagtgcctgTACTGGCTGGCAGCCATCTGGGCGAGCCACCTTGGCAGTCAAGTCCAACCTTGCTCTTGGATGACATCACGTGGGGCCAAAGCCAGTGAAGACCACACGCAAGAAGCACAGCGTCACCAGTGGAGAAAACGTGGTAAGCCACAAAGTCTTGGCGTGGCTTGCTCAGTAGTTGCAGACAACTGAAACAGGTGTATCTCTCTTTGGtaagaaggaagatttctcttggTAACTGGTACAGAAAAGCAAAGTGTGGGAAGTGTCATTTGCTGAGTCAGGAAAGAATTATCCAGAACTGGAGTGATGGCATCCTGCTCCTTCAGGGGCATTTTAACTTCAACACTGGCCCCAACGTTAAGGCTTCTTTCTGACACTCAATACagacaatataataaaaaaaaaaaatcattttaatctgGCCTAACCCCAACACATGTTTCACACAGaccttattttttaaacagtttattgtatttaatacattataaaatttgaaaaattgtaggaaagcagcagactcaAACTGCAGCAACTCTAACAAGTAATAATTCTGGCCCCTTTGCAAAACTGATCcgtttaaaaacaaagtcaagtTCACATCTGTGAGGCGGACAACAAAGTGTGACTTCTGTACAAACtacatttaaaatttcatgtcTCAACGTCTTTTCAATGCAATGTGCTCAGGAGAGTTTTTCTGAAGTCCCGCCTGGTCCCTGTCTAAAGGCAGACATGAAACCTCTGAATGCAAAGAAACTTGATTCAAGatgtctttaacaaaaaaaatgacaaaggacAAAGAAATTATGGAGGATGGCTGTTGGCAATGGAACTGTAAGGAGACTGCGACCTCCCCGCTCATGGCTTGTTGATTGGTCAGAGGCCCCGGAAGGCCAGCACACGTCCCGCCATTACAGCACCAACTGGAgctattaccttttttttttttccttttttgcatttCCTACcttttgacatatatatatatttatatattttttacaccTTGAGGATATTGATATTCCAATTGTTCCCATATGAATACAGGTGTGGTCTCTATCGCATAGAAATGTGTCTTTCATTCAGTTTCAGGTCCAGGACTTGGTTTGCTGTTGCAACTGCACACAAATGTCCCTTTTGTGTTATTTGTTGTGTGTTTTGCTTCTTTGTGCATTAGTCCAGGGGCTCCTGCTTTATCCGGATGACAGAGGGTACGCGGGGCGTCCGCCTCAGTTCTCTCCGGAGGACGTATTCGCTGAACTGGGACGAGTCCACGCCTCCCCCGCAGGAGCCCACGATTTCAAAGCCTCTTTGTTGTAACCGTTCCAGGACCTGCAAGAAGCCAGACAAGCAGCCGGTTAGGGGTGGACAGGTGCCATGGCCACAAGAGGGGTGCTCCAAAGGCTGAGGTAATTTACAGCTCTGGTTCATCTCACTTTCTAACTCCTATGTCTCCTTGAAGCTCTTCTCACAGGGAGCCCGGGGCCGAAGCGAGGGAGCACAGATTTCTGACTCTTACACTGTGTCCTTACGGCCTGGCTTTATACTTGCCAGTGACAACACCCAGTGATGTTAACCCCACTTTATTGATGAGAAAACGAAGGCTCGTGGCAAGTGTGTGATGGACAGAGCTGGCTTCCCAACACAGGTCTCTTTGGCTTCaaccctcccacccctccacttctttttttaaaggtaatatTGCCTTCTCTGGGGGAAGAAAGGGGGCAttcccatctccctgctcatTGAGCATGTCAATGTGTTCTAGGAAATGACAGAGGGTACTGAGATGTGAGTGCACTTAGCCGGCGATTCATCTGCACCTTTAACAACTCCACTGTATGTGTCTCCCGGTGCCCAAGTAATATTCCTGCATTTCAGCTTGGAAGATTGAGCTAATTCCAACAGCAGAACAAATGGATTGTTGAAGACAGCTGAGGTTTTTAGGTACAGATTTTTAAGTTTGTGGCATttgaaatgcactcaaagagggAAAAACAGGTGCCGTGGGGTTATGTTCGAAAACATCCAAAATAAGGATATTCTATACTTCTCGTATAAATgactttcattttgaaataaaatacctAATGTCAGAAAGAAATTACATGTATCACTCCACCCCTCATTATATTTTGAGGAAGAGAGCTCCCAGGCATGGCTGGCCAGGGCAGAAGCTGGGATCTGAGAACTCAagggaggtctcccatgtgggtggcgggaacccactgacatgagccagcactatcCGCAGTAGCAGGAACCTGGGTCAGGAGCCTAGGCAGGTATCGAACCCAGGCACCTGGATGTGGGATGGAGGCACCCTAACCGCTAGCGCCTGTCCCTCTGACACTCTTCAGTGCAGGAGACAGAACATGCAACTCTTAAATAGGCAAAAATATAAGAAACTTAGACACTGATTCTTTTCAGAACCCAACAAATACTAGACTTGCAAATGTTTCCTGCCAGGGTTTGGAGTATAATTAAATTACTTCCATAccccttttaaaaatgcaagatgACTCAatcctaacttaaaaaaaatttagagcctggcacgatagcctagcagataaagtccttgccttgtatgcaccaggatcccacatgggcgccggtttgtgtcctggcaggccccacttcccatccagctccctgctagcggcctgggaaagcagtccaggatggcccaaagccttgggaccctgcacccatgtgggagacccggaagaagctcctggctcctggcttcgaattgactcagttctggttgttgtggccacttggggagtggaccagtggacggaaaatctgtctgtctgtcctcctctgtatatctgactatctaataaaaaaacctttaaaaaaatttttttaaaaactgcttgtcATGGTGCAGCActatggcataatgggtaaaaccTGCTATCTACAGTGCTGACATCCaatatgggctctgattcatgtcctggctgctccactttcaatccagctcctggttaacagaagatggccctcgtgcttggatccctgcacctgtgtgggagacccgaaggaagtttgaggcccttggctttggactggcccaattctggctgctgcagccatttggggagtaaaccagtggatggaaggtctctctccctctccgtgtCTCtataatactgcctttcaaataaatacatctttaaaaaaatgctctcctcaaatttttagaataaataaaatattgctaaAAAATGCAGTCAATGTAAAGTAAACTCTTAAAAGTTACTTTTTGGTCACTGTGATGTGGATTATAATCTGTTTTCTTGCAAAAACTGATGAGATTGAACAccaagagtatttttaaaaatgaaacctcAAATGCTGGCAAAAATTTAAGAATACAAGTCCTGAGAAAACAAAGTGAACGTTTTACCCTGAAGTGCTCTATTTCTGTAGGTAAATCAGCAATGCACAGGATGAAGAAAACAATCTCTAAGCGCAAAATCAAGACGCGTTCCGGTGGGAGGTGAAGGAACTCCATTGCTGAGGCAGGAATGCAGTGTGTCAGCAGGAAACAGCCGGGCGAGGCCGGCCCCACCACTGCTCCGGGATGGAGTCTTAGCCGGGACCAGAGGGACAAGCCCGtgcaccccagctctgccctccatTCTGTCAGTGGGGGTGCAGCCACTGACGTGCTCAAGCAGTCAGCCCATGGAGCGATTCAGCCAGCTGCAGACCCCACACGTCAGGCCTAGGAGgacgtgtgctggttagtgcaGATGCTAAGCTATTTTCGCATAGGACTGTAGCCCCTGCAGGTTTTGGCATCTGGGCGTAGGGCTGGGCTGTCTTGGAGCCAACCTCCTGGGGACACATATTCAGTATGATCCAATGTGGCCAAAAGCTTGTATTAATGTAATGCAAATAGTGTGTGAAGCCACTGCCTtacatatttagtttttaaaaaaacacttcttgaaaggcagagttacagaggaagaggtcttccatttgctggttcactctccaaatggccacgtcttcagggtctcctgtgccattatctgctgctttcccaggcacattaacagggagctggatcagaagcagaacagccgggacttgaaccagcactcatataggatgccagtggctttacccagtataccacaaagctggcccagccactgacttttaaaatatcaatttaatGGCAAAAGTCTTTTAGTTTCATCATCAGCTGAGAATGTCAGCCGCTCTGGGGATACCAGCTGTCCGACACCTTACTCGCCTTATTTATGGTCTCCAAGTGTCAATAAGCCTGGTCTCATTTCTCGGTTGGTGgaacaggaagcagcagtggcCCATGGCCAAGTTGTACAGGAAAGGTGTTAATCCAGATCAAATTTCCACACTGGATCTGGGAACTGATGGTGAACTGATGGTGGTGGTTATCCATGGACTCAGGGGGTGGGGCCGAGgtgctccagtcccagctttccTGGTTCCGCGCCTGCAACCACCCTAGGCAAGGGCAGGGGCAGTGTGGGTGTGGCCTAGGAAGGACTTTCTGGGCGGTAAGACTTCCATTATTTGGAGCAGAGGCGGCTTGCGGTCACTGTGCAGGGCAGTGCAAGGGTGCCATACACCTCGGGGGTCACCATCGACACAGGTATAAATGCAACCCGGAGGCCACCTGCCCAGGATACCTTCCTGGCACACCAAAcagtattttctgcttttctgccttCACAACCTCTTCAGAAACATGAGAAGTATAAATAGTTAATGGAACAATCCTGAAGAGGCTGCCTGGCTTAGCTGGGCTTCTAGTCTGTGCTCTGGGAAGCAGTTTTGTTGGCTAAATACAGAACAAAGGCACGGGTTCATTCTGATTACAAAGGGGTACGGGCGACAGGTATCTGGGCTTACTGGTGAAGACACCTGTATATTGTATCAGAGCACCCGGGTTTAACCTccgactctggctcctgactccggtgTCCTACTAATGCGGGCCCTGGGAGGCACTGGCAATAACTGAAGTATGTGGGTCTTTgagctgtctctgcttttcaaatcagtaAGAGGTGGGGAACAAGATTCTTCACCCCGCTGCCTTCGGCAGGTTGTGTGTCACCAGTTGGAGTCAAACTGCAGGTGTGCCTCTGTCGCCTCCTCAGCAAGACGGGACAAGCAGCGCTGACCTCTGCCGATGCTTGCCGGGCCGTGGCCCTGTACTCGGCGCAGGCTGCCAGCACCACCAGCACCGGAGGCATCTGGCACCTCCCTCGGTGTAACTCAGAAGTTCTGAATTCCACCCGCAAATCTCCTCCCCCACCTAAGTGATGGCAATGCCATCACCCACTTCCTTCAAACGCTGCAAGCATCCTGGGCCTGTCCTGCAGTCCACAGGCCCTGGCAGGAGATCCTGGCAGTGCTACACTCAAGGCACTCAGACCCGGGTacttctcagctctggctggaaCCACAGCCTTCTGAACACACTCCATTCCTCTGCTACGTCCCACAAGCGGCCGGAGCCCTCAATCTAAAGTTTGAACTGAGTGTGGTCATTGTTTCGCCTGAGAGTTCTCCAATGACTTTCTGTTACAACGGCTTTCTGTTCAACTCACATAAACAAATGAACCCGAactaaaagaaagcaaattagAGGAGACCTACTGAGTTTAACCCTCTCAGTGTCTTTGCATGACCTGTTCCTGCCTGGCCAGCCTTGACCTGGGTCCCAGAGCTTGGGCTCCTTGATTCACTCTCCTCAGGCCACACTGGCTTCCTGTGGCTTTTCAGCATGCCACACACTCTCCCAGCGCCTGGTCCTGCGGAATTTATGCAGCCCACTGGTTGGAGTGTTGGACCTCATCATTACCTGGCAATATGTTGATTGGCAATTGCCCCTGGCTCCATTCCTGTAATAAAGGCTTCATGAACACAGCTCCAGGGCTCACCCCAGCTCCCCCAGCATGTAGCAAGTGTCCAGTGAAGATGTGCAGAATGCCCACCACACAGGGGTCCCAGTCTGTCTGTCCTGCAACAGTGTTACCACATAAGAGCTTCTCAGCTGTGCAGAGCAAAGACACTGGGTGAAGGCGAGGGTAAGGGGTGGCATTCAGCGTGCCAGTGGGTGCACACCCCACACGACAGTGCTGTACCTGGACTGAGTTGAGGTGACAGTAGCCATTGAGTGGAAACCTGATGACGTGCGTGGAGTCATGGTTCCAACCCGCGTTGACGGAGTTGCACATCACGTCGCCTATCTCCGGAaacacctcctcaatcaaggacTTGTCCCCGCTGAGCGTGATCCTTTCTCCGAGGTCAGGGGCCACGCGCACCACCAGGCACTCACAGGGCCGTGAAAAGCGGCCGCCTTCTCTGTCCTGCTTCCATCTTTCCATCTCCAGCAACATGGGCTGAAGCTGAAAATACTTTGCCTCTTCGTAGAGCAAAGTGTAGTCctggaaaagaaatgaagtatGTCACAGTGCGAGATACAAGCGGAACGGCACGGGCCCGTGTGCACTGAgggctgatctttcttcttcaCCTCCATGATTTCAATAGTCATGTCTGAGTGTAAATTTTTCATGGAAAACCTGTTAGTAAAGACTCAATTTGCATTCAATTCATACATTCAGGGATGACAAAAGAAGCTGAGGGTACTGGGACCACTTCTAAGTGCTTTATATGAAGTGAATCTTGTAAACCGTCGGAATTGCCTAGGGAAggggccacttttttttttttttaataagttatGGATCTGTTAGAAagaagtgacacagagagaggaatgagcaaagaaatgagacagatcttccgtctgctggttcatcccctgtATGTCTGCAACAAgccagggccaggctaggctgcaatgAGGAACGTGGAACTCCCCTGAGGTCTTCCAGGGGACTGCatcttgagtcatcacctgttgtCTTCCTGGTGcatatcaggaaactggatcagagcagAGTGCGATTGAATCTcaggtgcaggcatcccaggcagcagcttaggttgctataccacaacaccagcccccagaaCCACCACTACTCcccttttacagatgagaaaactgacatGAGACTGGATTCAACCAAGATGATCTCTTGCTAGACAAATGGCTCTTGGAATGTTCAAGTCTGAGTGTGTTGGCGAGAATccattgtgtcttttttttttttttttgatttatttacttttgttacaaagtcagctatacagagaggaggagagacaggaaaatcttccgtccgatgatttactccccaggtgagcgcaacggccggtacagcgctgatctgaagccaggaaccaggaacctctctcgggtctcccacacaggtgcagtgtcccaaagctttgggccgtcctcgactgctttcccaggccacaaggagggagctggatgggaagtggagctgctgggactagaactggcgcccatatgggatcccggggcgttcaaggtgagggcccCATTGTGTGTCTTCACACATGGATCACCCACAACTGTTCACACTCGCTGCTCACCAGAGGCCCATGTGCCTCCTAAGTTTCAGTGACAGCTAGAGAGTTCACcccaggggtggggtgtgggCAGCCGTCAGTGGAGTGGGGCTGTGGAAGGGCACTGCAGGGCAAACTCTTGGGTTT of Ochotona princeps isolate mOchPri1 chromosome 18, mOchPri1.hap1, whole genome shotgun sequence contains these proteins:
- the KCTD1 gene encoding BTB/POZ domain-containing protein KCTD1 isoform X3, which translates into the protein MFQDSRPNMSRPLLTRSPASPLNSQGIPTPAQLTKSNAPVHIDVGGHMYTSSLATLTKYPDSRIGRLFDGTEPIVLDSLKQHYFIDRDGQMFRYILNFLRTSKLLIPDDFKDYTLLYEEAKYFQLQPMLLEMERWKQDREGGRFSRPCECLVVRVAPDLGERITLSGDKSLIEEVFPEIGDVMCNSVNAGWNHDSTHVIRFPLNGYCHLNSVQVQHCRVGCAPTGTLNATPYPRLHPVSLLCTAEKLLCGNTVAGQTDWDPCVVGILHIFTGHLLHAGGAGVSPGAVFMKPLLQEWSQGQLPINILPGNDEVQHSNQWAA
- the KCTD1 gene encoding BTB/POZ domain-containing protein KCTD1 isoform X4, translated to MFQDSRPNMSRPLLTRSPASPLNSQGIPTPAQLTKSNAPVHIDVGGHMYTSSLATLTKYPDSRIGRLFDGTEPIVLDSLKQHYFIDRDGQMFRYILNFLRTSKLLIPDDFKDYTLLYEEAKYFQLQPMLLEMERWKQDREGGRFSRPCECLVVRVAPDLGERITLSGDKSLIEEVFPEIGDVMCNSVNAGWNHDSTHVIRFPLNGYCHLNSVQVLERLQQRGFEIVGSCGGGVDSSQFSEYVLRRELRRTPRVPSVIRIKQEPLD